In Candidatus Sericytochromatia bacterium, the genomic stretch GAGGCTGGTCTGCCTCGTGGCCTGGCTGGTATGGCTTGCGTGATGACAGGAGTCTGATTCGTGTTTCGCTTGATTCCGCGGGAAGAGAGTTTCTTCGACTTGCTCGAGGCGTCTTCTCGGAATGTCCTGGCCGGCGCCCGGTTGCTGCGTGACCTGGCCGAAGATTACCGAGATGTGCCCGGTCGCTTCCAGAAGCTCACCGACGCGGAGCACGTGGGGGACAAGGTCACCCACCAGATTCTCGAAAAGCTGAACAAGACCTTTGTCACGCCGCTCGACCGCGAGGACATTCACGCCCTGACCATCGACCTGGACAACATCATCGATTCCACCGAACTGGTGGCGGATCGGCTGCTGTTGTATCGGATTGATCGACCGACTGACCTGCTGATCACGATGGTGCGCCTGCTTGAGCGTTGCTGCGAGCAGATTGACCAGGCGGTCCCGTTGCTGCGAAACCCTCGTCGGCATCGTGAAATCCTGCCGCACGTGGTCGAGATCAACCGCCTGGAAAATGAAGCCGACAAGCTGAACCGCGCCGCCCTCAGTGCGCTGTTTGACCAGCCACGGGATGTCTTGCACGTGATCAAGTGGAAAGAGGTTTACGACACCATCGAGTCGGCGATTGATATGACCGAGGACGTGGCCGGTCGCCTCCACGGAATCGTGTTGAAGAATGCCTGAACTGCTTTTGCTGATCGCCTTCGTCGTGTTTCTGGCGTTGGTGTTCGACTTCATCAATGGCTTTCACGACACGGCCAATGCCATTGCGGCCAGTGTCTCCACCGGCGTTCTGACGCCCCGGCGTGCGATCCTGATGGCGGCCGTGCTCAACTTCCTGGGCGCCCTGGCCGGAACCGAGGTGGCCAAAACGATCGGCAAGGGCATCATCGACACCAAGATCATCGAGTCGGGAGCCGTTTCCGGTCAGTGGGTCGTGGTGGCGGCGCTGGTTTCGGCCATCACCTGGAACTTGTTGACCTGGTGGTGGGGCCTGCCGAGTTCGTCTTCGCACGCCATCATCGGCGGCCTGATCGGCTCAGCCGTGGCCGGGTTTGGTTGGGCCAAGCTGCACTGGCTCGGCGTCGAGCGTATCTTCGTGTTTTTGGTGCTGTCCCCGCTGATCGGGGGGCTGGTGGCGTTCAGTATCATGCTGCTCCTGATGTGGGTGTTTCGCTCGGCCCTTCCCAGCACGGTGACGAACATGTTCCGGCCCCTGCAGATTCTGGCGGCCGGTTTCATGTCGTTCAGCCACGGCACCAACGATGCTCAGAAGGCGATGGGCATCATCACGCTCGCCCTGTTTTCAGGGGGCCTGCTGGACCCCGCGCGCGGATTCGAG encodes the following:
- a CDS encoding inorganic phosphate transporter translates to MPELLLLIAFVVFLALVFDFINGFHDTANAIAASVSTGVLTPRRAILMAAVLNFLGALAGTEVAKTIGKGIIDTKIIESGAVSGQWVVVAALVSAITWNLLTWWWGLPSSSSHAIIGGLIGSAVAGFGWAKLHWLGVERIFVFLVLSPLIGGLVAFSIMLLLMWVFRSALPSTVTNMFRPLQILAAGFMSFSHGTNDAQKAMGIITLALFSGGLLDPARGFEVPMWVKLAAASAMALGTSAGGWKIIKTMGTRIVKLQPINGFASDTAAALTITTASQFGLPVSTTHVVSGAIMGVGATKRVSAVRWGVAGNMVLAWVFTIPITSSLAAFIYWVLRWALKF
- a CDS encoding DUF47 family protein, whose amino-acid sequence is MFRLIPREESFFDLLEASSRNVLAGARLLRDLAEDYRDVPGRFQKLTDAEHVGDKVTHQILEKLNKTFVTPLDREDIHALTIDLDNIIDSTELVADRLLLYRIDRPTDLLITMVRLLERCCEQIDQAVPLLRNPRRHREILPHVVEINRLENEADKLNRAALSALFDQPRDVLHVIKWKEVYDTIESAIDMTEDVAGRLHGIVLKNA